One genomic window of Hymenobacter sp. J193 includes the following:
- a CDS encoding ABC transporter ATP-binding protein, whose product MKPILQVQDVRKQYANHTALDGVSLEVPEGSIFGLLGPNGAGKTSLIRIITQITGPDGGQILFRGEPLNPSHVGQIGYLPEERGLYKKMKVGEQLLYLAQLKGLSKADATTKIKRWLERFDIKTWADKNVEDLSKGMQQKIQFIATVLHDPALLILDEPFSGFDPINANLLKDEILRLRSEGTSIIFSTHRMESVEEMCDHIALINRSQKVLDGRVSDVRNAYRSQTYEVEGTGKLLLIHPDFEVIEQKERENGHFYARIRIVHGKPNDLLRYLIGAGQVEVQAFREQIPSINEIFIRRVRETHPDYVPETDSMPA is encoded by the coding sequence GTGAAACCAATTCTACAAGTTCAGGACGTACGCAAGCAGTACGCCAACCACACGGCCCTCGACGGTGTGAGCCTGGAAGTGCCCGAAGGCTCCATCTTCGGGCTGCTGGGCCCCAACGGAGCCGGCAAAACTTCCCTGATTCGCATCATCACCCAGATTACCGGCCCCGACGGCGGCCAGATTCTGTTTCGCGGGGAGCCGCTAAATCCTTCGCACGTCGGCCAGATTGGCTACCTGCCCGAGGAGCGCGGCCTCTACAAGAAGATGAAAGTGGGTGAGCAGCTGCTCTACCTGGCCCAGCTTAAGGGCTTGTCGAAGGCCGATGCTACCACCAAAATCAAGCGGTGGCTGGAGCGTTTCGACATCAAGACCTGGGCCGATAAGAACGTGGAGGACCTCAGCAAGGGCATGCAGCAGAAGATACAGTTTATTGCTACCGTGCTGCACGACCCGGCGCTGCTCATTCTCGACGAACCTTTCTCCGGCTTCGACCCCATCAACGCCAACCTGCTCAAGGACGAAATCCTGCGCCTGCGTAGCGAGGGCACCAGCATCATTTTCTCCACGCACCGCATGGAGTCGGTAGAAGAAATGTGCGACCATATTGCCCTCATCAACCGCTCCCAGAAAGTACTGGACGGCCGCGTGAGCGACGTGCGCAACGCCTACCGCAGCCAGACTTACGAGGTGGAAGGAACCGGCAAGCTGCTGCTCATCCACCCCGACTTTGAAGTAATAGAGCAGAAGGAGCGCGAAAATGGCCACTTCTACGCCCGCATCCGCATTGTGCACGGCAAGCCCAACGACCTGTTGCGCTACCTCATCGGGGCGGGGCAGGTGGAGGTGCAGGCCTTCCGGGAGCAGATTCCAAGTATCAACGAAATATTTATTCGGCGCGTGCGCGAAACCCACCCCGACTACGTGCCCGAAACCGACTCGATGCCCGCCTAA
- a CDS encoding M20/M25/M40 family metallo-hydrolase, whose protein sequence is MQLLHTLCRLAAPAGNEASLSHFVQRYVAEQKASWRVQPRVLVGAEFQDCILLVFGTPRTAVFAHLDSIGFTVRYGRQLVRIGGPAVQTGYRLVGEDAQGAIDCTLTVDEQTGALGYEFNREIERGTELTFHCDFRETETTVQSCYLDNRLGVWNALRLCETLENGIIAFSCWEEHGGGSAAYLAKYIYEHYGVRQALISDITWVTEGVQAGQGVVISLRDSLIPRRAYVDRIRLLARESGVAHQLEVEGSGGSDAKELQHGAQPWDWCFVGAPEDHVHTPDELVHKADIGSMLRLYQVLMQEL, encoded by the coding sequence ATGCAGTTACTTCATACGTTGTGCCGGCTTGCGGCACCGGCCGGCAACGAAGCCAGCTTATCCCATTTCGTGCAAAGGTACGTTGCCGAGCAGAAAGCGTCCTGGCGCGTACAGCCCAGGGTACTAGTTGGAGCAGAGTTTCAGGATTGCATTTTGCTGGTATTTGGTACGCCCCGGACGGCCGTTTTTGCGCATCTTGATTCCATTGGGTTCACCGTTCGATACGGCCGGCAGCTGGTGCGCATTGGTGGCCCCGCTGTGCAAACCGGTTACCGCCTGGTGGGGGAGGATGCTCAAGGTGCTATTGATTGTACGCTAACGGTTGATGAACAAACCGGGGCGTTAGGCTATGAGTTCAACCGGGAGATAGAGCGCGGTACGGAGCTTACCTTCCATTGCGACTTCCGCGAAACTGAAACCACCGTACAAAGCTGCTACCTCGACAACCGCCTTGGTGTCTGGAATGCGCTGCGCCTGTGCGAAACCCTGGAAAATGGGATTATAGCCTTTTCCTGTTGGGAGGAGCACGGCGGTGGCTCGGCGGCTTACCTGGCAAAATATATTTACGAGCACTACGGCGTCCGGCAGGCCCTTATCTCCGACATCACCTGGGTAACAGAAGGCGTACAGGCGGGCCAGGGCGTAGTCATCTCCCTGCGCGACTCCCTGATTCCGCGCCGCGCCTACGTCGACCGGATCCGGCTTCTGGCCCGGGAGTCTGGCGTGGCGCATCAGCTGGAAGTGGAAGGCAGCGGCGGCTCCGATGCCAAGGAGTTGCAGCACGGCGCCCAGCCCTGGGACTGGTGCTTTGTGGGGGCTCCTGAGGACCACGTGCATACGCCCGACGAGCTGGTCCATAAAGCCGACATCGGTAGTATGCTGCGGCTGTATCAGGTACTGATGCAGGAACTGTAG
- a CDS encoding RNA polymerase sigma factor, with product MSAAPAPEFLKLLNEYQPLLQRVARLYCPDADDRQDLYQEMVLQLWRAWPRYEVRADTKVSTWLYRVALNVAITDLRRRTRAPVPDRLGAAAPPDLPAPPPDGPDADDLAQLYRAIGQLSNVERAFVLLYLEERTYEEMADILGITQNNVRVKMHRVQDKLRHLLTQLA from the coding sequence ATGTCTGCTGCCCCGGCGCCGGAATTTCTCAAGCTGCTCAACGAGTACCAGCCCCTGCTGCAGCGGGTAGCGCGCCTGTACTGCCCCGATGCCGACGACCGCCAGGACCTCTACCAGGAAATGGTGCTGCAGTTGTGGCGGGCCTGGCCGCGCTATGAGGTCCGCGCCGACACCAAAGTAAGTACCTGGCTCTACCGCGTAGCCCTGAACGTGGCCATTACCGATCTGCGCCGCCGCACCCGCGCGCCGGTGCCAGACCGCCTCGGTGCGGCGGCCCCGCCGGACCTGCCGGCCCCGCCGCCCGATGGGCCCGATGCCGACGACCTGGCCCAGCTCTACCGCGCCATCGGGCAGCTTTCCAACGTGGAGCGGGCCTTCGTGCTGCTCTACCTGGAAGAGCGCACCTATGAGGAAATGGCCGACATCCTCGGCATCACCCAGAACAATGTGCGCGTGAAAATGCACCGCGTGCAGGATAAGCTCCGCCACCTCCTGACTCAACTTGCCTGA
- the dnaJ gene encoding molecular chaperone DnaJ: MATKRDFYEILGVAKNASGDEIKKAYRKVAIKYHPDKNPDDPTAEDKFKEAAEAYEVLSDEQKRARYDRYGHQGMGGNGGGPNMEDIFSQFGDIFGGGGFEGFFGGGRGQGGRRVRKGSNLRIKLKLDLEEVANGVEKKIKVKRYVACNTCSGTGAKNGTDLKTCQTCQGQGQVKRVVQTMLGQMVSASTCPTCEGEGKVVTSKCDVCHGEGRQLHEEVIPINIPAGVAEGMQLSMNGKGNFPERGGVPGDLLIQIEEEPHETLKRDGNNIMFEQYISFVDAALGANLEVPTIEGKVKIKVEPGTQPGKILRLRGKGIKDLNGYGRGDQLIHLSVWTPKNVTNEERELLEKLRDARNFTPNPGKNEKGFFERVKEYFQ, from the coding sequence ATGGCAACGAAGCGAGATTTTTACGAAATACTGGGCGTAGCCAAAAACGCTTCGGGCGACGAGATAAAGAAGGCCTACCGCAAGGTGGCCATCAAGTATCACCCCGATAAAAACCCCGACGACCCTACCGCCGAAGACAAGTTCAAGGAGGCGGCCGAGGCATACGAGGTACTCAGCGACGAGCAGAAGCGCGCCCGCTACGACCGGTACGGCCATCAGGGCATGGGCGGCAACGGGGGCGGCCCCAACATGGAGGACATCTTCTCCCAGTTCGGCGACATTTTCGGGGGCGGCGGCTTCGAGGGCTTCTTCGGGGGCGGCCGTGGTCAGGGCGGCCGGCGCGTGCGCAAAGGCTCCAACCTGCGCATCAAGCTCAAGCTGGACCTGGAAGAGGTAGCCAACGGCGTGGAGAAGAAAATCAAGGTGAAGCGCTACGTAGCCTGCAACACCTGCTCCGGCACCGGCGCCAAAAACGGCACCGACCTCAAAACCTGCCAGACCTGTCAGGGGCAAGGGCAGGTGAAGCGCGTGGTACAAACCATGCTGGGCCAGATGGTAAGTGCTTCTACCTGTCCCACCTGCGAGGGCGAAGGCAAAGTAGTAACCAGCAAGTGCGACGTGTGCCACGGCGAAGGCCGCCAGCTGCACGAGGAAGTTATTCCCATCAACATTCCGGCGGGCGTGGCCGAGGGCATGCAGCTGAGCATGAACGGCAAAGGCAACTTCCCGGAGCGCGGCGGCGTACCCGGCGACCTGCTCATTCAGATTGAGGAGGAGCCGCACGAAACGCTCAAGCGCGACGGCAACAACATCATGTTCGAGCAGTACATTTCGTTCGTGGATGCGGCCCTAGGCGCCAATCTGGAGGTGCCCACCATCGAAGGCAAGGTGAAGATAAAGGTGGAGCCGGGCACCCAGCCGGGCAAAATTCTGCGCCTGCGCGGTAAGGGCATCAAAGACCTGAACGGCTACGGCCGCGGCGACCAGCTGATCCACCTCAGCGTGTGGACGCCCAAGAACGTAACCAACGAGGAGCGGGAGCTACTCGAAAAGCTGCGCGACGCCCGCAACTTCACGCCTAACCCTGGCAAAAACGAAAAGGGCTTCTTTGAGCGTGTGAAGGAGTATTTCCAGTAG
- the obgE gene encoding GTPase ObgE, whose protein sequence is MASNNFIDYVKINCRSGKGGAGSHHFFRAKGLPNGGPDGGDGGRGGHIILEGSSQLWTLLHLQYQKHLIAKPGENGGENLRTGAQGDDIIIQVPLGTVARDAETGEKKLEITEDGQRLVLTPGGRGGLGNDHFKSATNQAPSYAQPGEPGIDEWVILELKLLADVGLVGFPNAGKSTLLSVVSAAKPKIADYAFTTLTPNLGVVAYRDYKSFVMADIPGIIEGAAEGRGLGHRFLRHIERNSILLFMISCDSPDINAEYQVLLSELQQFNPELLDKQRLLAITKADMLDEELEAEIRTTLPTDLPTIFISSLTNKNIQQLKDLIWQTLHS, encoded by the coding sequence GTGGCTTCCAACAACTTCATCGACTACGTTAAAATCAACTGCCGCTCGGGCAAAGGCGGGGCGGGCTCGCACCACTTTTTCCGGGCCAAGGGCCTGCCCAACGGTGGCCCCGACGGTGGCGACGGGGGCCGGGGCGGCCACATCATTCTGGAAGGCAGCTCCCAGCTCTGGACGCTGCTGCATCTGCAGTACCAGAAGCACCTCATTGCCAAGCCCGGCGAAAACGGCGGCGAAAACCTGCGTACCGGCGCCCAGGGTGACGATATCATCATTCAGGTGCCGCTGGGTACCGTAGCCCGCGACGCCGAAACTGGGGAAAAGAAGCTCGAAATCACCGAAGACGGGCAGCGCCTCGTCCTCACGCCCGGCGGTCGCGGTGGCCTCGGCAACGACCACTTCAAGTCGGCCACCAACCAGGCGCCCAGCTACGCCCAGCCCGGTGAGCCGGGTATTGACGAGTGGGTGATTCTGGAGCTGAAGCTGCTGGCCGACGTGGGCCTCGTGGGTTTCCCTAACGCCGGCAAAAGCACGCTGCTTTCCGTAGTGTCGGCCGCCAAGCCCAAAATTGCTGACTACGCTTTTACCACCCTCACGCCCAACCTGGGCGTGGTAGCTTACCGCGACTACAAGTCCTTCGTGATGGCCGATATTCCCGGCATCATCGAGGGCGCGGCTGAAGGGCGGGGGCTGGGCCACCGCTTCCTGCGCCACATCGAGCGCAACTCCATTCTGCTGTTCATGATCAGCTGCGACTCGCCCGATATCAACGCGGAATATCAGGTGCTGCTGAGCGAATTGCAGCAGTTTAACCCAGAGCTGCTGGACAAGCAGCGCCTGCTGGCCATTACCAAAGCCGACATGCTGGACGAGGAGCTGGAAGCCGAAATCCGCACCACACTACCCACCGATCTGCCGACCATCTTCATTTCCAGCCTCACGAATAAGAATATTCAGCAGCTAAAGGACCTGATCTGGCAGACGCTACATAGCTAA
- the hpt gene encoding hypoxanthine phosphoribosyltransferase, translating to MTPPTITLHDKQFAPYLSAAQLQACVGELAARLNQDYAGKQPLFVAVLNGSFMFAADLLKQLHIPCEITFIRVASYVGTGSTGKVQEVMGLYESLTDRHVVLLEDIVDTGHTMRMLLDTLGAQNPASLEVATLFLKPECLQHELDLRYIGREIPNDFIVGYGLDYDGLGRNYPDVYTVV from the coding sequence ATGACGCCACCCACCATTACGCTGCACGACAAACAATTCGCTCCTTATTTGTCGGCCGCGCAGCTCCAGGCTTGCGTTGGCGAACTGGCCGCCCGCCTCAATCAGGACTATGCCGGCAAGCAGCCACTGTTTGTCGCCGTGCTCAATGGCTCTTTCATGTTTGCGGCCGATTTGCTCAAGCAGCTGCATATTCCCTGCGAAATCACCTTTATCCGGGTGGCCTCCTACGTGGGCACCGGCAGTACCGGCAAGGTGCAGGAGGTGATGGGCCTGTATGAAAGCCTGACGGACCGCCACGTGGTGCTGCTGGAAGACATTGTAGATACCGGCCACACCATGCGCATGCTGCTCGATACGCTGGGGGCGCAAAACCCGGCTTCCCTGGAAGTCGCCACGCTGTTCCTGAAGCCAGAGTGTTTGCAGCATGAGCTGGACCTGCGCTACATCGGCCGGGAAATTCCCAACGACTTCATCGTGGGCTACGGCCTCGACTACGACGGCCTGGGCCGCAATTACCCCGATGTGTACACCGTCGTGTAG
- a CDS encoding ABC transporter permease, giving the protein MSKIWLIAQREYLTRVRKKSFIIMSLLGPLLTMALFAVPVLIATMSDNGKVVAVADAGGLFTDKLPEAKDDISFTRVSADLPTAKAEFKKAKYDALLYVPKLDVANPTGFQVFSRKGLGISLENDINRAVNTAIENQRLRAAGIDRAVLDKLKVDVDLQTVSLSDEGEKSSSTGISTAIAYAAGFLIYIFIFIYGVQIMRGVMEEKTNRIVEVVISSVKPFQLMMGKVLGIAGVGFTQLALWVVLSYGIGAVAIGSVSPEKVAQERVNRTTAVVRPQTEADKKAAKDDNFMAKLIQSGKDANLNIALIAACFLFYFLGGYLFYGALFGAIGSAVDSETDTQQFMMPVTMPLVLTFVVSQAVLTTNPNGQVAVWMSMIPFTSPIAMMMRLPFGGVPMWQLAVSMLLLIAGFLGTIWLAGRIYRVGILMYGKKVTYGELSKWLFYKG; this is encoded by the coding sequence ATGTCTAAAATCTGGCTGATTGCCCAGCGCGAATACCTGACCCGCGTGCGCAAAAAGAGCTTCATCATCATGTCGTTACTGGGGCCGCTGCTTACTATGGCTTTGTTTGCCGTGCCGGTGCTCATTGCCACGATGTCGGATAACGGCAAGGTGGTAGCCGTAGCCGATGCCGGGGGGCTGTTCACGGATAAACTGCCCGAGGCCAAGGACGATATCAGCTTCACCCGCGTATCGGCCGACCTGCCTACTGCCAAGGCAGAGTTTAAAAAAGCCAAGTACGATGCGCTGCTGTACGTGCCTAAGCTGGATGTTGCCAATCCAACCGGCTTCCAGGTTTTTTCCCGCAAGGGCCTGGGTATTTCTCTGGAAAACGACATTAACCGCGCCGTGAATACGGCTATTGAAAACCAGCGCCTGCGGGCCGCCGGCATCGACCGCGCCGTGCTGGACAAGCTGAAGGTGGATGTGGACCTGCAGACCGTAAGCCTGAGCGACGAAGGTGAAAAAAGCTCCAGCACGGGCATCAGCACCGCTATTGCTTACGCGGCCGGCTTCCTGATTTACATCTTCATCTTCATCTACGGCGTGCAGATTATGCGCGGGGTGATGGAGGAGAAAACCAACCGTATCGTGGAGGTGGTTATTTCCTCGGTGAAGCCTTTCCAGCTGATGATGGGCAAGGTGCTGGGCATTGCCGGCGTGGGCTTCACCCAACTGGCCCTGTGGGTTGTGCTGTCGTATGGTATAGGTGCCGTAGCAATTGGCTCTGTAAGTCCTGAGAAGGTAGCGCAGGAGCGCGTAAACCGTACCACCGCCGTGGTTCGCCCCCAGACAGAAGCCGATAAGAAGGCCGCCAAAGACGATAATTTCATGGCTAAGCTAATTCAGTCCGGCAAAGATGCCAACCTGAATATCGCGCTGATTGCCGCCTGCTTCCTGTTTTACTTCCTCGGCGGCTACTTGTTCTATGGTGCCCTGTTCGGGGCCATCGGCTCGGCCGTGGACAGCGAAACCGACACCCAGCAGTTTATGATGCCCGTGACCATGCCGCTGGTGCTCACCTTCGTGGTGTCGCAGGCCGTGCTGACCACCAACCCCAACGGCCAGGTAGCCGTCTGGATGTCGATGATTCCGTTTACCTCGCCCATTGCCATGATGATGCGCCTGCCATTTGGGGGCGTGCCGATGTGGCAGCTGGCCGTATCCATGCTGCTGCTTATTGCCGGTTTCCTGGGTACTATCTGGTTGGCCGGGCGCATCTACCGAGTGGGCATCCTCATGTACGGCAAGAAAGTAACCTACGGCGAGCTGTCGAAGTGGCTGTTCTATAAAGGCTAA
- a CDS encoding tol-pal system protein YbgF has translation MVNLLRFFLVLLLLSGPALAQAQQPDTTRKTDPIRNIQLENVDVAPGAVDTKGWLLLDKDIQLELGGAVDNLYNFKFDKAEKQFRSLRRRYPNHPMPYFLLGLSTWWKIVPTNIQTKQYDKTFFAYMDTAVVKGEKLYEQDDKNYEACFFLSAAYGFDARLNAERKNWRKATVSSKRSLDYLEKSQEANGLSPEFLFGQALFNYYAVWISENYPLLRPVLLFFPKGNRKLGLQQLRNVADNGFYTGAEAKTFLMRILTNEEDNSAAALPVARYLAKTYPDNAYFQRFFALLCFHEGEFVELERQSKDILDKLNRGMPGYEAISGRYATYFLGWLMQTKYKDMQKAQDYFQRCIVFAETTGDIEGGFYIYSNVNLARMADKAKDSKTAIRYYKTVQERASHKTEQYREAVTYLKKNKK, from the coding sequence ATGGTGAATCTTTTGCGCTTTTTTCTGGTGCTTCTTCTGCTCAGCGGTCCGGCCCTGGCGCAGGCCCAGCAGCCCGATACCACGCGCAAAACCGACCCGATCCGCAACATTCAGCTGGAGAACGTGGACGTAGCCCCCGGCGCCGTGGACACGAAGGGTTGGCTGCTGCTCGACAAGGATATCCAGCTGGAACTGGGCGGCGCGGTCGATAATCTCTACAACTTCAAGTTCGACAAAGCCGAAAAGCAATTCCGGTCTTTGCGGCGGCGCTACCCCAACCACCCCATGCCCTACTTCCTGCTGGGCTTGAGCACCTGGTGGAAGATTGTGCCGACTAATATCCAGACCAAGCAATACGACAAAACGTTTTTTGCTTACATGGACACGGCCGTGGTAAAAGGCGAGAAGCTGTATGAGCAGGACGACAAAAACTATGAAGCCTGCTTTTTTCTTTCGGCCGCTTACGGGTTTGATGCCCGCCTGAACGCCGAGCGTAAAAACTGGCGCAAAGCCACCGTCAGCAGCAAACGCTCCCTCGATTACCTCGAGAAAAGCCAGGAAGCCAACGGCCTGAGCCCGGAATTCCTGTTCGGACAGGCCCTGTTCAACTACTATGCCGTCTGGATTTCGGAAAACTACCCGCTGCTGCGGCCTGTGCTGCTATTCTTCCCGAAGGGCAACCGCAAGCTGGGTCTTCAGCAGCTGCGCAACGTGGCCGACAATGGCTTCTACACGGGGGCGGAGGCGAAAACCTTCCTCATGCGCATTCTCACCAATGAGGAAGACAACTCAGCGGCGGCCCTGCCGGTAGCGCGCTACCTGGCCAAAACCTACCCCGACAACGCCTATTTTCAGCGGTTCTTCGCGCTACTGTGCTTTCACGAAGGCGAGTTTGTGGAGCTGGAGCGACAAAGCAAGGATATTCTGGATAAGCTTAACCGCGGTATGCCGGGCTACGAGGCTATTAGCGGCCGCTACGCCACTTACTTCCTAGGCTGGCTGATGCAAACCAAGTACAAGGACATGCAGAAAGCGCAGGATTATTTCCAGCGCTGCATCGTCTTTGCCGAGACGACCGGCGACATTGAGGGGGGCTTTTATATCTACTCCAACGTGAATCTGGCGCGGATGGCGGATAAGGCTAAGGATTCGAAAACAGCAATTCGGTACTATAAAACAGTGCAGGAAAGAGCAAGCCACAAAACGGAGCAGTACCGCGAGGCGGTGACGTATTTGAAAAAGAACAAGAAATAG
- a CDS encoding nucleotide exchange factor GrpE has protein sequence MADEQNLPQDDNLTGNADHVAGEMTEETTGPGEAAASEGAPHAAGSKTDAELADLKDKYLRLAAEFENYKRRTTKERADLFKTANQELMVALLPVLDDFDRARHHTKETDDAGAVRESVDIIYNKLQKTLSQKGLVTMEAKGSDFDPELHEAITQIPAPSEDLKGKIVDEVEKGYSLGDRVIRHAKVVLGQ, from the coding sequence ATGGCTGACGAACAAAACCTGCCGCAAGACGACAACCTGACCGGCAACGCCGACCACGTAGCTGGCGAAATGACCGAGGAAACCACCGGCCCCGGCGAAGCTGCGGCTTCGGAGGGCGCCCCCCACGCTGCCGGCTCCAAAACCGACGCTGAGTTGGCCGACCTGAAAGATAAATACCTGCGCCTGGCCGCCGAGTTTGAAAACTACAAGCGTCGCACCACCAAGGAGCGCGCCGACCTGTTCAAAACTGCCAACCAGGAGCTGATGGTGGCTTTGCTGCCCGTGCTCGACGACTTTGACCGGGCGCGCCACCACACCAAAGAAACCGACGACGCTGGCGCCGTGCGCGAAAGCGTGGACATCATCTACAACAAGCTTCAGAAAACGTTAAGCCAGAAAGGCTTGGTGACGATGGAAGCCAAGGGTAGTGATTTTGACCCCGAGTTGCACGAAGCCATTACTCAGATTCCGGCTCCCTCGGAAGACCTGAAAGGCAAAATCGTGGATGAGGTGGAGAAAGGCTACTCCCTCGGCGACCGGGTAATCCGCCACGCCAAGGTGGTGCTAGGGCAGTAA
- a CDS encoding sodium-translocating pyrophosphatase, protein MTPFLYVVPALGVLALLYTWLRSGWVSRQDAGDERMRTIAGYIADGAIAFLRAEYKVLALFVLIASAFLFYLGSTGEKSSPIIVIAFIIGAVFSALAGYIGMKIATKANVRTAQAARTSLSQALNVSFSGGSVMGMGVAGLAVLGLGSLFIAFYQMFVLNHGGGANGIEMERALEVLTGFSLGAESIALFARVGGGIYTKAADVGADLVGKVEAGIPEDDPRNPATIADNVGDNVGDVAGMGADLFGSYVATILATMVLGREVVATGDQFNGLSPILLPMAIAGLGIVASLIGILLVRVKEGGNVQGALNTGNYISVAVSAVASYGLIKWMIPSGSLLIRGVTFTAMDIFYAVVVGLIVGILMSVITEYYTAMGKRPVLSIVRQSSTGHATTVIGGLAIGMESTVLPIIVLAAGIILSYEFAGLYGVAIAAAGMMATTAMQLAIDAFGPIADNAGGIAEMSELPKEVRERTDILDAVGNTTAATGKGFAIASAALTSLALFAAFMGTANITSIDISNARVLGGLFVGAMIPFIFSALAISAVGRAAMAMVQEVRRQFREIPGIMEGTGRPEYEKCVAISTQAAIREMMLPGAIAIIVPVIVGFTFGPEVLGGTLAGVTVSGVLMAMFQSNAGGAWDNAKKSFEKGVMIDGVMQYKGSDAHKASVTGDTVGDPFKDTSGPSMNILIKLMSIVSLVIAPHIAAPNATPLRGVAMPQPIEKTVESLRPKVRYADLAPDAARFILTMITEGR, encoded by the coding sequence ATGACCCCATTTCTTTACGTAGTACCTGCGCTGGGTGTGCTTGCCCTCCTGTACACGTGGTTGCGCTCTGGCTGGGTGAGCCGCCAGGATGCCGGCGACGAGCGAATGCGCACTATTGCCGGCTACATTGCCGATGGGGCCATAGCCTTCCTGCGGGCCGAGTATAAAGTCCTGGCGTTGTTTGTGTTGATTGCCAGCGCCTTTCTGTTCTACTTGGGCAGCACCGGCGAAAAGTCCAGTCCCATTATCGTCATTGCCTTCATAATCGGGGCGGTTTTCTCGGCGCTGGCGGGCTATATCGGGATGAAGATTGCCACCAAAGCCAACGTACGCACGGCGCAAGCGGCTCGTACTTCCCTGAGCCAGGCGCTGAACGTGTCGTTTTCGGGGGGCTCCGTGATGGGCATGGGCGTGGCCGGGCTGGCGGTGCTGGGCCTGGGCTCTTTGTTTATTGCGTTCTACCAGATGTTCGTGCTCAACCACGGCGGCGGTGCCAATGGCATTGAGATGGAGCGGGCCTTGGAAGTACTAACCGGCTTTTCTCTGGGCGCCGAAAGCATTGCCCTGTTTGCCCGCGTGGGTGGCGGCATCTACACCAAAGCGGCCGATGTGGGCGCTGACCTCGTGGGGAAAGTGGAAGCCGGCATTCCGGAAGATGACCCCCGCAACCCCGCTACTATTGCCGACAACGTGGGCGACAACGTGGGTGACGTGGCCGGCATGGGTGCCGACCTGTTCGGCTCCTACGTGGCTACCATTCTGGCCACCATGGTACTGGGCCGCGAGGTAGTAGCTACCGGCGACCAGTTCAATGGCCTTTCGCCCATCCTGCTGCCCATGGCCATTGCCGGGCTGGGCATCGTGGCCTCGCTCATTGGCATTCTACTGGTGCGCGTAAAGGAAGGCGGCAACGTGCAGGGCGCTTTGAATACCGGTAACTACATATCCGTAGCAGTATCGGCGGTGGCCTCCTACGGTCTTATCAAGTGGATGATTCCCTCCGGCTCTTTGCTGATTCGGGGAGTTACGTTCACGGCTATGGACATTTTCTATGCCGTGGTCGTTGGGCTGATTGTAGGCATCCTGATGAGTGTCATCACCGAGTACTACACGGCTATGGGCAAGCGGCCCGTGCTCAGCATTGTGCGGCAAAGCAGCACCGGCCACGCCACAACCGTTATTGGCGGCCTGGCTATCGGCATGGAATCCACGGTGCTGCCGATTATCGTACTGGCCGCGGGTATCATTCTCAGCTATGAGTTTGCGGGCCTCTACGGCGTGGCCATTGCTGCCGCCGGTATGATGGCCACCACGGCCATGCAGCTGGCCATTGACGCCTTTGGTCCTATTGCCGACAACGCCGGCGGCATTGCCGAAATGAGCGAACTGCCCAAGGAAGTACGTGAGCGGACTGATATTCTGGACGCCGTGGGCAACACCACCGCCGCTACCGGCAAAGGCTTCGCCATTGCCTCGGCCGCGCTTACCTCGCTGGCCTTGTTTGCCGCCTTCATGGGCACGGCCAATATCACCTCCATCGACATCAGCAATGCCCGCGTGCTGGGTGGCCTGTTCGTGGGCGCCATGATTCCGTTTATCTTCTCCGCGCTGGCTATTTCGGCCGTGGGCCGGGCGGCTATGGCTATGGTGCAGGAAGTGCGCCGCCAGTTCCGCGAAATTCCGGGTATTATGGAAGGTACCGGCCGACCGGAGTACGAGAAGTGCGTAGCTATTTCCACTCAGGCTGCTATTCGCGAAATGATGCTGCCGGGCGCCATTGCCATCATCGTTCCGGTTATCGTGGGCTTCACCTTCGGACCCGAAGTGCTGGGCGGTACGCTGGCCGGCGTAACGGTATCGGGCGTGCTGATGGCCATGTTCCAGAGCAACGCCGGCGGTGCCTGGGACAACGCCAAGAAGTCGTTTGAGAAAGGCGTAATGATTGATGGGGTGATGCAGTACAAAGGCTCCGATGCCCATAAAGCCTCCGTAACCGGCGACACCGTGGGTGACCCGTTCAAGGATACCTCGGGCCCGAGCATGAACATCCTCATCAAGCTCATGAGCATCGTGTCCTTGGTTATTGCCCCGCATATTGCCGCTCCCAACGCTACGCCCCTGCGCGGTGTTGCCATGCCCCAGCCCATCGAAAAAACCGTGGAGAGCCTGCGCCCCAAAGTGCGCTATGCCGACCTCGCCCCCGATGCCGCCCGCTTCATCCTGACGATGATTACTGAAGGCCGGTAG